The sequence below is a genomic window from Chaetodon trifascialis isolate fChaTrf1 chromosome 18, fChaTrf1.hap1, whole genome shotgun sequence.
GTCTGTTACAATTCTGTGATTAAATACTGTTTAAGTAAAACCATGTGCCAAGTTTAAAGGGGAAATGACTGAGCCTCAAAGAGAAAGTTAACGGAATAAATTCTGTTTTAAGGTGGAATTTCCCTCTGAGGCGCAGGATGATGACGTAGTCTGTTCGCTAGAAGCTGTCGCTGCGGTCGCGTTAAAGTTGGCTACAGACTCTCGGGTTGTTCAGATGTAGGTGAAATACCAACAGCGTTTGTCTAAATAGGATTTATCATAAATTCATGATGTCTTGGGTGAAAGCAGTTTCGCACAGTGAAGAAGATGTTTTCGACGAGAATGCGGACGACATTAGTTTGCAGACGAAAGAGTGGACATCCAACATGAAGAAGAGAATCAGGGTAAAGCTAATGGGTAAAGCTAATAGCTAGCTCCGTTATGCTATGCGGCATGCTAGCTCCCAAACCAGCCTTGAAATATGTTGTTAAACTCACTGAAAATGCTAAAGTTGGCGTGTACATTGTAGTAACTACTATTCAGTCTACTACCTCTCACATATTCGTTATGAGCATCGTCTGTAAAGTGAAGTTTAGCGTCTTAATGCCGGCCGTCTCCCTCCTGACTGATGTTGCGGACAGGACGGGTATGTAGACGGAGTAGATGCCGGGGAGGAGGCCTCGCTTCAGGTCGGGTTCAACATGGGCTTCAGGGACGGAGCAGCTCAGATTGCTCCCGTGGGCCGTCTCAAAGGAATTGTAAGGTAAAGCATCCTGTAATTTATCTGATATGTCATATCGCTTCAGAGTAAAGTGATGAGGCCATTCCCATGAGGCCCATGACACACAGTGGCTCCAGTAAATCCTCATTTAGTTGATATGTCAAGTAACACTGTGGTGAGGTCACCTGGCTtcaaaaggaaggaaagagctGCAGGGATGATGCATTTCTGTTGGCCAGCCCTGAAATTAGCATCACTCACAAAAAGCCAAAGGGAGCTTTCCACCTGAGTTCATAATAATGCAGAAAGTAAGATCTATGACAACCAGAAGTTTCAGATACTGACACCTTTTGTCCAGTAAGATagttttcacacagacacaacttcCATGGCTTTTGAAGCATAAATACAGTCAGTAGGAGTAAAACGCTAACGTGAGGCTACAAATGAACTAAACCACAGTTGCATGACTTCAGCATCACCACCGTTAAGCTTCTTACTCCGCTGCACTACGAACACTTTCCTCTGAATCTGAAGGTTTCAGAGTCTGAGTGAGGAGGGTTTGCATGAATTCAACAGTGGGGCTATTTGTTGACATATTTTAAACTGTAGAACAACGTGTGAAAATCTCTGAGGCTCGTCTTCACCACAGACCGCATTTCAAGCAAAAGGGGGGGACTCGAGGGACAAGCATGTTCATTTCACTGTTAAAAAAAGGGCAAATGACAACACCTGCATTCGTGTGTTGACCCCAAAATTTTACTGTTTCAGTAACTGGCAGCGTGTTTATTATGTGATGTCACAATATTTCAGTAAATTAATCCTAATCAATATCTCATCTCTCAATGTCGATGCATTAACGTGTTTTCTTATCCAAACATTTTTTAAGTTGACACCTGTGTTTATCAGTAAGAGCAGAAAAATGGCAGCCTTttcttcttatttattttatttttcctgcatAAAAGCCTTTAAATTTGTAACCCCTCATGTAGAGATGAGTGATCTACATGTTTTGAAATtattaaaaagcagaaaagtgtgtttatgtcgggcttatttttttaacttgtcAGTTTTTAGATATTGAAAATAATGCTGCAGATTTCTGTAGttagaaaacataaaacagcatatttttttCATGATCATTTATATTAGAAAAAGGTATTTTAGGTGTGCTTTAGATGACTTTTTTGCCCTGCCTTTCAGTTTTCACTCACTCTTTTAAAAAGGTTTCTGCCTCTTTCCTGCACAGAAACATCCTGAGCCTCTTTTGTTCTGCTCGTCATTGAAGACTCTTCTGTCCCAGTCTCTCCTCTGTGCCATTGTATCTGACACTGTCGCCTCTTTGTGTGTCACGTCACAGTGCTATATGCTGCTGGTGCCAGATCCAGCATCCGGAAAGTCCCGTCCCAGCCTCTGTGACTGACCTCCTGCAGCGGGTTTCGCAGCACGAAGACGCGATCGTGAACGGCATCAGGGAGGTGTTGGAGAATCCTCCTCCCAGCGTGAGCAGCGTCTCGGAGAGCATGGAGGACCTGGAGGTGAAGCAGGCAGACCCGGGCTGCTGTGGAGCGGCGTGTAAAGAAACAGACTGCTGCaagggaggagaaaagatggACCTGGACCTTTCTCACCAGCAGCCAAAGCCCCGTTCTTCGTCCTCCAGCTCGAGCGAAGGCCTGAATTACCTCGTGCAGCGCTGCGTGGAGCTGGTGTCAGAGCTCGGACTGCCACAGGAGCTCGTCAGTCACATACAGGAGCTGCAGAACATGTAGTGGTTCAACATGGGGACACTCTGACAGCACATGAACCATGAACCAGCCGAGTGTGCGTTTCTCACACATGGCTGTAAAGTGTTTTGATGTATATATGAAGTACAGTATAAAATTTTGCATTCAAAATTTGTATAAGATGGTTGAacatttgaaattaaaaaatactaTTTTTACTATATTTCTGTTCTCACACTCGTTTTGTTGCCCacctgaatgaaaacatgtatATTACAGCTTATTTGTCACTGGCCACAGATGAATTTTCTAATGAAGAATTACCATTTATTTGTTCTAATATTTATGGATTCCCTAAATCCACTGCTCAGACTACAAGAATGAATGAGTCCCCCCCCATCAAATGTTAAAATGGGTCAAATTTGACCTGAATATTATGTAAGGGTTAAACCACAAAGGtttatttctaaatattttgTTACCAGATTGACAGAATTTAACAAGAGGATGGTGTTAAGCTTTAGATATTGTATGATGCTGTTCTAGTTGTTTCAGTAGTAAATTTTGGCATGTAAAAGGAACAATCACACGCAGCCATTGTTATTACAGAGAGAATATTACTGGAGGGAGAAGTGGGAAGAGGCCCTcataaaacagacaaataaaatgtttagtGTAGAAGATGTCAGGGGACCGTGAACTACGGCTACGCCAAGTTCCCAGAGCCAAACGTGACGTGTTCAGGTTGCTGATTCTGTCTGTCCTAAAGTCCAGCACACGCAGATATCTGATTTAGAGTCAGACATAACAGCAAGAAACCGCGAATAATCACATATTAAAAGCTGATAACGGTGCATTTGGATTTGCTTTGCATATCAATAACACATATTGTTGCCCATTAACTTTATCGACAGACTAAACGGTCAATTCACTCGTTTTTGTTAGGATGAATACTTCGTTTATGTGTCAAAATGCACCATGGTTGATGTGAACTTGCGAGTTTCCGAGGAGCCCTTGAATGCAGCAAAACTCTCGGCGCACATGAGTATGACGTCATGCGCTCGGACCGTGCCGTGACCTGCTGCTCTGGCTAGCTAGGGGTTCGTACCAACAGATGTTCCGcataaaatacagtaaatacgCATTATCTATGAAATGCGTCGTATTAAACGACAATGATTTAGTAATTATAGAAGGTAACCAGTGTGGCACCAGTGGTTCTCATGACGGCGAACAGTCTTTAGCAGCGCATGTTTATATTTTAAGTTTACCTCAGCTAGCTGGCAAGCTAATTTATGCTTGTTTTCCAGCTAGCCAAAAGTGAAACAGGAATCGGAGCTTCATGATTTCACGCTTGTGGGCTTTAACTGAAATTAAACTGAATCGAGGTAcgtttttttgtcattattaaaAATATGGCAGTGACAGTTGAATGTGTAATATCAAATATCCTGTCACTATCGTTGCTTACTTGTGATTATATGAACAATTAACAAGCCAGTGTTGCACTAAATGTATATCAAAAACATCGTAACAAAATCTGTGACCCAGCTTGAATTTTCAGCTATAATTCCacgttttatttaaaaaaaagtacatgaTCACATGCTGCATTTGGATCAAACCTGCTCCCTCTCAGTATACAGACAGGGTCAAAATTGTTGTTAGCTGATAGCCAGATATTGTTAGCATACAGCATTTAAATACATGGAGAAACAAACTTTGATAGCCGTAATAGCATAAattgtgtgtgcaggtttgcGTACAGCACTCAGACACCTCACTTGACATTATATGGTCGTTTTTCATGTTGTTAATCCTCTTGTGTTTATTGATTGAGAATTTACTGTAACACTTGTTTTAGCCCTCAGGGCGTGTTTTCAATCGATCATTCAGTGATGTTGCACTTCCTGCTTTTTAGGTACCGGCTCTAACACAAGATTCAAACATGGGTGCTTCCTGGCTTTAGTGGCTGCTTGACCCTCGTCATCATGGACTCCTGAATTCTTCACGCTTCGGCGACTCATCAGGTCGCTTGCGGCTGTTTTGGACCAGAGGTCACCGTTCAGCCTCCAGCCTGTCTGACCTCCCACGCAGAGGGAGCGGTTGGCATAGATGGGGAGCAGTTGCTGTCACGCTGAGAGTCCCTGTGGCAGCGCGGAGGAAAGAAGTGGTTTGCTGAAAGATGAGTCGAAGGCCACGGTGGCCACAGGCAAAACCATTGCGGTGGGCGCTTGTGGTCCTGAAGGAGTTAATGACCAAAGGTGAGATAACCCTCTCAGCAGTACTTCCTTTTTTTGGACTTTGGAGACCTCTAGCCttatttttttaacctcagCACTGCACATGTCACTACATGATCTGGTGACAGAGTTTCCTGATGCGGACTTCAGGGGAAAAATCATCAAGTTATTTTAAACCTGTTGCTCAGCAGCGGGTTACACCCTTAAAGGTATTTTCATGATCCCACAGAAGAGAGAAGAGTAAACCTTTAATGTCCCAGATGGACAATTCTGCTCAGAGACAGCAGCCaactgataaataaaaaataaaatgataaaccaaatgaaaataatagatgcagaaaaatacagcagTGAATAAAACCACTGGTaccatttcagtttttcagtgaCTTGAAGGCCCACAGTAGCAAATTTTCCCACAAGGGTTTGTTGTTTCAGACTGAGATCAGATTTGACTCAGTGAAGAAGGTTTCGGCCGCTTTCTGCAGAGACTTGTCAACAGTGAAACTAACTTCTTAATGAAGCTGTGTTTAAACACTGGTTTTGACAAAAATGTGAGATCATGAAAATACCGTTAAATATGTGACCCGCCGCTGGgcaacaggggaaaaaaaaaaaagttttgatgAGAAGATTAGATGGTTTTTGCGTAGGGTGTGTTATATGACCAAATCACAGACTGCTGAGGTCACAAACAGGGCTGGGGGACTTTCCGAGGTCTTGAAGGGTTTCAGGAAGAGtcacatttatttgtcatttcacGCTCTAGTTGTTACTGTGAAGACATACTGAATAAAGATGTTTTTCCGCCTCCTCCACACTAATGATACAGAAAGAGTCTTTAAACATCTTGTCTGTCACTTATCAGCTTGGGGTTCCTGGTTATAGGTCAGAGGTCATTACTCAAGATATCAAAGCTCTGACTGAGCAGGGTTTTAGTTTAGGGTCTGaaggctgtttttgttgtataaTGTGATGCATCCTCTCTGTGTTACTCAGGACAACGCCTGATGGGGCTAATGTAAAGGTGGAGGTAAAGGCTGAGGCTGTGCAGGTGAAGCAGAGTCCTGAGGTTGGAGAGACAGGACCCAATAACACTCAGGAGAACGGACCCTTGCCAGAGGTGGTCATACAGACGTCGAAGTCTTCTCCCAGGACAGGGTCTGACCCCAAAGAAAACTCCACCAGAGTACaagatgaagacatgaaggacCGTCCTGCAGACGGTGGACAAGCTGAACTTCTGCAATGCACTTTAAACTCCCTGCAGAAGGAACACACCACGGCTGATTGGCAAGTTTTTACAGCGACAAACGCGgcaccagaagaagaaaatccagcctcagaggaggacaaagtcCCTGATAGCACCTCGCTACCAGCCAAGGCGGTTTGTCCTGAAAAccatacagagacaaacacagcaagAGAGCGCACGACATTGTCcactgatgataatgatgaagaagaaggctCCAAGGTCCCTATAGACATCGCCGTGGCCGAGACATCGGGGGAGTGTTCTCACAATAATGAAGTGTTATCTGTGCCAAACACGCAGCTCgctgcagcagcttgtcagCTGCCGTCCATCTCTGTGGTCAGTCAGGAGATTGGCAAAGAGTCTCCGAGCTGGTGAGTCACATGACAAACCGTAAACTTTCCGTCTTGGGTGTTGGTTAGAAAAATGCATCACCACATCACGAGGCTGAAGTGGAATATGTCACATTTAGCTGTTTATTTTGATCATCCGTTATTCAGTTTGTATTTTCATCTTCTTAATATGCAGTACAGAGTAAAGGAAACGATGAGTTTAGGCCGGTGGTTGCAGATATGATGGTTGGGTAGCAAGTTAAAAATGAGGCATCGGAGGGATGGTTCAAAAAGTAGGAAAGCAGAAATAGACATTTTTACTATAAAACTTTAAGATTTTGCTTGCCGTTTTCTATTTAACAGATTCAGATATTCCATGACATGGCTTCATTTTAagccaaaaacatcagaaaccACATGTTCATAGAGCTGTTCAATTCAGTGCTCTTTTTATGCAACAAGTGCAATTCAACAAATGGCGTGTGtatacatagttgatttttattctttatcctGTGTCCTTATCGTGAgccttctgtgccactgtttctgctgttttgcttCTTAATGCTGGTCGGCTGAATCGACTTAATGTCCCCGGCGTGGGATCGATAAAGTTTCATCTTATCTCATACAGCCGACCTGCTCCTGcacagtcagtgtgtgcattAGCAGACTGAGCCTCTGCTGCGTAGAAATGACCATCTTTCTCCCATCATCCTGTGTGTCAGTGCCATGGCTGAGGATCCAGAGCGGGAGAGCTCCTCAGCGTGCGAGGAGGCCGGTCCTGGAGTCATAAAAAGCCATGATGTCTCTGAGTCTTCTTCTGGATCAGAGCCCACGGGGCTCAACCACAGCGATGGTGAGGAACGAGACTCCACCAACTATGTCGGGGAGCCAGAGACCACAGCTCTGGCAGACGCCGGCGTCAGGTCAGTGGGTTCAGAGTTTGCGATATCAAAACAAGGCACTTGTTTACATAAACTGTGTACTTGTGTTTTTGAGAGCCTTCCTGTGACCACTAGGGGGCATATAGACACCACCAGCTTGTTGAATTAGCGAAAGGATTTTCAGACTCCCaaaaatattttctgctgtATTTGTACACCTAAATAAATACTGCATGATGTAAAATGTCACTTAAGAGGTGCATATTTTTATGAGTTAAAGacataaataatgaatatatatataaagcaggAAGAGTCAGAAAGATGaattctctctctccagctcgaAGTCCGATCAGGATGCAAAGCCAAGTCCTGAGTGTGCAGCTACGAGCTCCAAGGAGGTCACCTCCTCAGAGAGCGCCAAACAGGATATTGGGGAGGAAGTTATGTTGAAAGGACAGGACAAAGATGGAGATGTTCCCAAagcggaggagaggagcgagacggaggaggaggcggggagCGTTCCCACAGAGGCCGAGGCTCAGGCCGGGAAAGATGGGGAGATCCAGGAGGTCACTGGAGACGAGGAGCAGCTGACAGGGAGCTCATCGGCCGGTTTGAAGGCGGACGAGACATCTGTCACCGAGAAGAAAGGCTCTGCTGAAGATGGCCGGGGGAACAGGTTTGTAATGATCCATTTTTTTAAGCACCTCAGCGAATAAATCAGATTTTAACGCCGCACATCACGTGTTAGTCATTTTATCTGAAAGGTTGTGTTACAACACAGGAAGGCACTGTTTAGACACTGTGAGGCAACGTAGACTAAGCACAACGTGTTTAGTCTTCACATTTGAAagatcaccatcatcatcatcatcatcatccctggAGACATGGTTAAAAAGTGCATGTGCTGTTGCCACAGAGTAACCACGAAGAATACACAGCTGTCTTGTGAAAGTGAAATGGGATTATGGTACAAAAACACGAGCAAATACTGGTTATGCAgagattttggcatttttttaatgatgttttgtAGGATTATTGTCAACAGATTCCATAA
It includes:
- the otulina gene encoding OTU deubiquitinase with linear linkage specificity a, coding for MMSWVKAVSHSEEDVFDENADDISLQTKEWTSNMKKRIRDGYVDGVDAGEEASLQVGFNMGFRDGAAQIAPVGRLKGIVSAICCWCQIQHPESPVPASVTDLLQRVSQHEDAIVNGIREVLENPPPSVSSVSESMEDLEVKQADPGCCGAACKETDCCKGGEKMDLDLSHQQPKPRSSSSSSSEGLNYLVQRCVELVSELGLPQELVSHIQELQNM
- the LOC139346650 gene encoding nucleolar and coiled-body phosphoprotein 1, which produces MGSSCCHAESPCGSAEERSGLLKDESKATVATGKTIAVGACGPEGVNDQRTTPDGANVKVEVKAEAVQVKQSPEVGETGPNNTQENGPLPEVVIQTSKSSPRTGSDPKENSTRVQDEDMKDRPADGGQAELLQCTLNSLQKEHTTADWQVFTATNAAPEEENPASEEDKVPDSTSLPAKAVCPENHTETNTARERTTLSTDDNDEEEGSKVPIDIAVAETSGECSHNNEVLSVPNTQLAAAACQLPSISVVSQEIGKESPSCAMAEDPERESSSACEEAGPGVIKSHDVSESSSGSEPTGLNHSDGEERDSTNYVGEPETTALADAGVSSKSDQDAKPSPECAATSSKEVTSSESAKQDIGEEVMLKGQDKDGDVPKAEERSETEEEAGSVPTEAEAQAGKDGEIQEVTGDEEQLTGSSSAGLKADETSVTEKKGSAEDGRGNSEEDLYRGAEELSASQENKAGPPPALSKVEDRCSLDPAMDILSYSEREWKGNTAKSALIRKGYKEMSQRFGSLRRVRGDNYCALRATLFQVLSHSTQLPAWLQEEDVSMLPKQLEAQEGLISQWTFPGDCLQGDGTGDAALQLKGYMELLQNKWRAAVDSSSAAERQQLCERAFWGGEEELGLLEALKLLMLGRAVELHRRMQAGGDVPLFCWLLFARDSSDCPRSFLSNHLSHVGLSAGLEQVEMFLLGYALQCTIQVYRLYKADTEEFVTYYPDDHKDDWPSVCLVTEDDRHYNVPVVEAVEHRELSSS